From a region of the Listeria monocytogenes ATCC 19117 genome:
- the aroH gene encoding chorismate mutase — protein sequence MRAIRGATTIETNSPEAIYAATKELFEEILTQNEITDSEQLTSVIITVTEDIFAAFPAKAVRETPGFEYVPVMGMQEIPVPNSLPMCIRFMVFTDLHKPLEAINHVYLRGAKVLRPDLVKEEDA from the coding sequence TTGAGAGCAATTCGAGGGGCAACGACAATAGAAACTAATTCACCGGAAGCAATTTATGCAGCGACGAAAGAATTATTTGAAGAAATTTTAACGCAAAATGAAATAACAGATAGTGAGCAACTAACATCCGTCATCATTACAGTGACAGAAGATATTTTTGCCGCTTTTCCAGCTAAGGCGGTGCGTGAAACACCTGGCTTTGAATATGTTCCTGTCATGGGGATGCAAGAAATTCCGGTGCCAAATTCGCTTCCAATGTGCATTCGTTTCATGGTATTCACAGATCTACATAAACCACTCGAAGCCATCAACCATGTCTACTTACGAGGAGCAAAAGTACTGCGCCCAGATTTAGTAAAAGAGGAGGATGCGTAA
- the aroA gene encoding 3-phosphoshikimate 1-carboxyvinyltransferase, whose protein sequence is MKLITNKQGLVGAITVPGDKSMSHRSIMFGAIAEGKTVIRHFLRADDCLGTIKAFKALGVKIEETEEEIIVHGTGFDGLKQADGPLDIGNSGTTIRLMMGILAGRDFDTVILGDESIAKRPMNRVMLPLQQMGAKMHGKDGSEFAPITINGKQSLKRMEYHMPVASAQVKSAIIFAALQAEGETIIHEKEKTRDHTEHMIRQFGGEIEMDGLTIRVKGGQTFTGQEMTVPGDVSSAAFFIVAGLITPGSEIELTHVGLNPTRTGIFDVVEQMGGSLVVKDSSRSTGKLAGTVVVKTSDLKGTEIGGDIIPRLIDEIPVIALLATQAEGTTIIKDAAELKVKETNRIDAVATELNKMGADITPTEDGLIIRGKTPLHAANVTSYGDHRIGMMLQIAALLVEEGDVELERPEAVSVSYPTFFEDIRSLLK, encoded by the coding sequence ATGAAATTAATTACAAATAAACAAGGGCTGGTTGGCGCAATCACAGTCCCTGGAGATAAATCAATGTCCCATCGCAGCATTATGTTCGGGGCTATTGCAGAAGGAAAAACGGTCATTCGTCATTTCTTACGTGCAGATGATTGCCTTGGAACAATTAAGGCATTTAAAGCATTGGGTGTAAAAATTGAAGAAACCGAAGAAGAAATTATTGTTCACGGAACTGGTTTTGATGGGCTAAAGCAGGCAGATGGTCCACTTGATATTGGTAACTCGGGAACAACGATTCGTTTAATGATGGGCATTTTAGCTGGCCGAGATTTTGACACAGTCATTTTAGGGGATGAATCAATTGCGAAACGTCCGATGAACCGTGTCATGCTACCACTGCAACAAATGGGGGCAAAAATGCATGGCAAAGATGGCTCTGAATTTGCTCCAATTACGATAAATGGGAAGCAATCATTAAAACGCATGGAATATCATATGCCAGTTGCTAGTGCACAAGTAAAGAGCGCGATTATTTTTGCAGCTTTACAAGCAGAAGGTGAAACGATTATCCATGAAAAAGAAAAGACTCGTGATCATACGGAACACATGATTCGCCAATTTGGCGGTGAAATTGAAATGGACGGCTTAACCATTCGCGTCAAAGGTGGCCAAACATTTACCGGGCAAGAAATGACGGTTCCAGGCGATGTTTCCTCTGCTGCGTTCTTTATCGTAGCTGGCTTAATCACACCCGGCAGTGAAATTGAACTTACGCATGTTGGCTTGAACCCTACTAGAACAGGGATTTTTGATGTAGTTGAGCAAATGGGTGGAAGTTTAGTTGTCAAAGATTCTAGCAGAAGTACTGGTAAATTAGCGGGTACGGTTGTAGTTAAAACTAGCGATTTAAAAGGAACGGAAATCGGTGGCGACATTATTCCTCGTTTAATTGACGAAATTCCAGTTATCGCACTTTTAGCGACACAAGCAGAAGGAACGACGATTATTAAAGACGCTGCTGAACTAAAAGTAAAAGAAACAAACCGGATTGATGCGGTTGCGACAGAACTAAACAAAATGGGCGCAGATATTACTCCAACCGAAGACGGCTTAATTATTCGCGGGAAAACACCACTTCATGCGGCCAATGTAACAAGCTACGGGGATCACCGTATTGGCATGATGCTACAAATTGCAGCACTTCTTGTCGAGGAAGGCGATGTGGAATTAGAACGCCCAGAAGCAGTTTCTGTTTCTTACCCGACTTTCTTTGAAGATATTCGCTCACTTTTAAAATAA
- a CDS encoding tetratricopeptide repeat protein, with product MELANKMLHALEHEDMALAKKYFDEVVQAGTDEEQYYLAEELFTLGFLDETEDLYELLLAKYKDEGELLVRAAEVALEKDDIDSAQDYLEKVNKEDEAYIESLLVLADLYQMQGLFEVSEQKLLEAKQMAPNEPIIDFALGEYYLSQARFASAVQSYQTAVEAGLTIISNGAVSVYERIAEAFAASGAFEEALSYYERALEDKESVDTLFGMGLTAYQAKDYTKAIHALEHLREHDPSYTTLYSYLAKSYEENGEPEKAIAVLRDGLTQDEFNKEMFLEAGKLAVTLRLPEEAEEFYRQAIVLDEEYSEAIMQLNKLLLAKEDYEGVIELVEGLGEEVISEPQIFWDVSVAYQETEQYNKAKANYELAYSHFTNNPTFLKEYGLFLREEGEYAKSQEVLRNYLELEPEDTEILSLFD from the coding sequence ATGGAATTAGCTAATAAAATGTTACATGCGTTAGAGCATGAAGATATGGCGCTTGCGAAGAAATATTTTGATGAAGTAGTGCAAGCGGGAACAGATGAAGAACAATATTATTTAGCAGAAGAATTATTTACACTTGGATTCCTAGATGAAACGGAAGATTTATACGAACTTCTATTAGCAAAATACAAGGATGAGGGCGAGTTGCTTGTCCGTGCAGCTGAAGTAGCACTTGAAAAAGACGATATCGACTCTGCGCAAGACTATTTAGAAAAAGTAAACAAAGAAGATGAAGCATATATTGAAAGTTTGCTCGTATTAGCTGATTTATATCAGATGCAAGGTTTATTCGAAGTCAGTGAGCAGAAATTACTCGAAGCGAAACAAATGGCGCCAAATGAGCCGATTATTGATTTTGCACTTGGGGAATATTATTTATCGCAAGCAAGATTCGCATCCGCTGTACAGTCTTATCAAACTGCTGTAGAAGCAGGATTAACGATTATTTCGAATGGTGCGGTGTCTGTATATGAACGTATCGCTGAAGCTTTTGCTGCTAGTGGGGCATTTGAAGAAGCGTTATCTTACTATGAACGCGCGCTCGAAGATAAGGAATCGGTTGATACACTTTTCGGGATGGGTTTAACGGCTTATCAGGCAAAAGATTACACGAAAGCTATTCATGCGCTCGAACATTTGCGTGAACATGATCCCTCTTACACAACGCTCTACTCTTATTTAGCGAAAAGTTATGAGGAGAACGGCGAACCGGAAAAAGCCATTGCAGTGCTTCGGGACGGCTTAACGCAAGATGAATTTAATAAAGAAATGTTCTTAGAGGCTGGGAAGCTTGCTGTTACGCTACGTTTGCCAGAAGAAGCCGAAGAATTTTATCGTCAAGCAATTGTGCTAGATGAAGAATATTCGGAAGCAATTATGCAGTTGAACAAATTATTACTTGCGAAAGAAGACTACGAAGGGGTTATCGAATTAGTGGAAGGCCTTGGGGAAGAAGTTATTTCGGAACCACAAATTTTCTGGGACGTAAGTGTTGCATATCAGGAAACAGAACAATATAATAAAGCAAAAGCAAATTATGAACTGGCATACTCGCACTTTACAAACAATCCTACTTTCTTAAAGGAATATGGTTTATTTTTAAGGGAAGAAGGAGAGTACGCGAAATCACAAGAAGTTTTGCGTAACTATTTAGAACTAGAGCCAGAAGACACAGAGATTTTATCTTTATTTGATTAA
- the menG gene encoding demethylmenaquinone methyltransferase — MTETKEEKVHKVFEKISPSYDRMNSVISFKLHVKWRKETMKLMRVQKGTNVLDVCCGTADWSIMMAEEIGPEGHVTGLDFSENMLKVGREKVKEADLHNVELIHGNAMELPFPDNSFDYVTIGFGLRNVPDYMQVLREMYRVLKPGGQLACIDTSQPNIPGWKQVFNAYFRYVMPVFGKFFAKSYKEYSWLQESTREFPGMARLAEMFQEAGFSYVRYISHSGGASATHFGFKKKEQ; from the coding sequence ATGACGGAAACTAAAGAAGAAAAAGTACATAAAGTATTTGAGAAAATTTCTCCAAGTTATGACCGAATGAATAGTGTTATTAGTTTTAAACTACATGTGAAATGGCGTAAAGAGACAATGAAGCTAATGCGTGTTCAAAAAGGGACGAATGTTCTTGATGTTTGCTGTGGAACGGCAGATTGGTCGATTATGATGGCGGAAGAAATTGGTCCTGAAGGTCATGTGACGGGGCTTGATTTTAGTGAAAATATGCTGAAGGTTGGTCGCGAAAAAGTAAAAGAAGCGGATTTGCACAATGTAGAACTTATTCATGGGAATGCAATGGAATTACCTTTTCCAGATAATAGTTTTGACTATGTGACGATTGGCTTTGGGCTTAGAAATGTACCGGATTATATGCAAGTGCTGCGAGAAATGTACCGTGTGCTAAAACCAGGTGGACAGCTGGCATGTATTGATACGTCTCAACCCAATATTCCTGGCTGGAAACAAGTGTTTAATGCTTATTTTCGCTATGTAATGCCTGTTTTCGGGAAGTTTTTTGCGAAAAGTTATAAAGAATATAGCTGGTTACAAGAATCAACGCGTGAGTTTCCAGGAATGGCTAGACTTGCGGAAATGTTTCAAGAAGCCGGATTTTCATACGTAAGATATATTTCACACAGTGGCGGCGCGAGTGCAACCCACTTTGGATTTAAAAAGAAGGAACAATAA
- the hepT gene encoding heptaprenyl diphosphate synthase component II translates to MKLNFLYANMQKDIDSVEKELKKALSGAAAETTSDAALHLLEAGGKRIRPMFVCLSARLAPNADFDAVKNASVAIELIHMASIVHDDVVDNADLRRGRETIKSKWGNHIAMYTGDFLFAKSLEYMTEIKDVAAHKMLSHVTVELSTGEIEQLKDKYNFDQSVRNYLRRIKRKTALLIAASCGLGGVVSGQSEADYQKLYRFGYYVGMAFQITDDVLDFVGTEKELGKPAGEDLRQGNVTLPVFFAMEDPFLKKRISQVTEETPAEEIAVLVEEVKKAGAKQAEDVATVYLKKAVEILDSLPQVPELKPLKQIVRVLDKRNY, encoded by the coding sequence ATGAAACTTAACTTTTTATATGCAAATATGCAAAAAGACATTGACTCAGTTGAAAAAGAACTTAAAAAGGCCCTTTCTGGCGCAGCTGCTGAAACTACTTCTGATGCAGCACTTCATTTATTAGAGGCTGGTGGAAAACGAATTAGACCAATGTTCGTTTGCTTATCAGCAAGACTTGCTCCTAATGCAGACTTTGATGCAGTAAAAAATGCGAGTGTAGCGATTGAATTAATTCATATGGCGTCGATTGTGCATGATGATGTGGTGGATAATGCGGATTTAAGACGCGGACGCGAGACGATTAAATCGAAGTGGGGCAACCATATTGCGATGTATACCGGTGATTTTTTGTTTGCCAAATCACTGGAATATATGACAGAAATTAAAGACGTTGCTGCGCATAAAATGCTATCACATGTTACGGTGGAGCTTTCTACGGGTGAAATCGAACAATTAAAAGATAAATATAATTTTGACCAAAGTGTGCGTAATTATTTACGCCGAATTAAACGGAAAACAGCTTTACTGATAGCAGCTAGTTGCGGACTCGGTGGTGTTGTTTCTGGTCAAAGTGAAGCTGATTATCAGAAGTTATATCGTTTTGGTTATTATGTTGGCATGGCGTTTCAAATTACGGATGATGTACTTGATTTTGTTGGAACAGAAAAAGAACTCGGTAAGCCAGCTGGGGAAGATTTAAGACAAGGAAATGTGACATTGCCAGTATTCTTTGCAATGGAAGATCCTTTTCTAAAAAAACGCATCAGCCAGGTTACGGAGGAAACTCCAGCAGAAGAAATTGCTGTTTTAGTGGAAGAAGTCAAAAAAGCGGGCGCAAAACAGGCCGAAGATGTAGCAACAGTCTACTTAAAGAAAGCTGTAGAAATACTGGATTCTTTGCCGCAAGTGCCTGAATTAAAACCATTAAAACAAATCGTTCGTGTTTTAGATAAAAGAAATTATTAA
- the aroB gene encoding 3-dehydroquinate synthase has translation MPEITVRAKSKTYPVYINEFALEDVREKWTESLAKFSHVFVLTDEHVAELHQAKLDAVLADLPVVTYYVAPNGEEAKTFRVYEDVMTKLIETGLDRKAVLIAFGGGVIGDLGGFVAATYMRGIPFYQVPTTVLAHDSAVGGKVAINHPLGKNMIGNFYQPEAVIYDTQFFATLPEREMRSGFAEMIKHALISDQTLLRALMDTFTEPKDFYTKDLTPFLQRGIEIKANIVAQDETEQGVRAYLNFGHTFGHALEAYGNFGKWLHGEAITYGMIYALTMSETIYGLDFDLAEFKTWLKQLGYDTTFDATVPFNKILENMRHDKKTTFNEISMVLLEEIGKPVIFKAEDDLIFETYKRVMRNGGNGI, from the coding sequence ATGCCAGAAATTACAGTCCGTGCTAAAAGTAAAACATACCCAGTATATATTAATGAATTCGCATTAGAAGATGTCCGGGAAAAGTGGACGGAGAGCCTAGCTAAATTTTCCCACGTGTTTGTTTTGACGGACGAGCATGTGGCGGAACTTCATCAAGCAAAGCTTGACGCGGTTCTAGCTGATTTACCTGTAGTCACTTATTATGTGGCGCCAAACGGGGAAGAAGCGAAAACGTTTCGTGTATATGAAGATGTGATGACAAAATTGATTGAAACAGGTCTTGATCGTAAAGCGGTTTTAATTGCTTTTGGTGGAGGCGTTATTGGTGATTTAGGTGGTTTTGTTGCGGCTACGTATATGAGGGGCATTCCTTTTTATCAGGTGCCTACGACGGTTCTTGCGCATGATAGTGCCGTGGGTGGCAAGGTTGCGATCAATCATCCGCTTGGCAAAAACATGATTGGGAACTTTTACCAGCCAGAAGCAGTCATTTATGATACCCAGTTCTTTGCTACCTTGCCAGAACGGGAAATGCGCTCTGGTTTTGCGGAAATGATTAAACATGCGCTTATTAGCGATCAGACGTTACTACGGGCCTTAATGGATACATTTACGGAGCCGAAAGACTTTTATACGAAGGATTTGACGCCGTTTTTACAACGTGGGATTGAAATTAAAGCAAATATCGTTGCGCAAGATGAAACCGAGCAAGGCGTGCGCGCTTATTTGAATTTTGGTCACACATTTGGTCATGCACTTGAAGCCTACGGAAACTTTGGCAAGTGGCTGCACGGCGAGGCGATTACTTATGGGATGATTTATGCACTCACGATGAGTGAGACAATTTACGGACTGGATTTCGATTTAGCAGAATTTAAAACGTGGCTAAAACAGTTAGGCTATGATACGACATTTGATGCAACTGTTCCATTTAATAAAATACTGGAAAATATGCGTCATGATAAAAAAACAACTTTTAATGAAATAAGTATGGTTTTACTCGAAGAAATTGGAAAACCGGTTATTTTTAAAGCGGAAGATGATTTGATTTTTGAAACTTACAAACGTGTGATGCGAAATGGAGGGAATGGCATTTGA
- the aroC gene encoding chorismate synthase yields the protein MRYLTAGESHGPGLTTIIEGLPAGMPLLAEDVNKELKRRQGGHGRGARMRIEKDQVQITAGIRHGKTLGAPVAMFVENKDWKHWETVMSIEPVPEKNEKSRRVSRPRPGHADLVGGMKYGHNDMRNVLERSSARETTVRVAAGAVAKKLLHELGIEVAGHVLEIGGTRANLTRDYAVSEIQETSEASPVRCLDGVAAEEMMQKIDDAKKNGDTIGGIVEVVVGGVPAGLGSYVQWDKKLDAKIARAIVSINAFKGAEFGVGFEAARKPGSEVMDEILWSKEDGYTRRTNNLGGFEGGMTNGMPIVVRGVMKPIPTLYKPLQSVDIDSKETFNASVERSDSCAVPAASVVAEAVVAWEVAVAVLEKFDGDRFDTLKKHVEEHRNLTKEF from the coding sequence ATGAGATACTTAACGGCAGGAGAATCACACGGACCGGGGCTTACAACAATTATTGAAGGGTTGCCAGCAGGAATGCCTTTACTAGCAGAAGATGTAAATAAAGAACTAAAAAGAAGACAAGGTGGGCATGGTCGTGGGGCACGGATGCGTATCGAAAAAGACCAAGTACAAATCACAGCAGGGATTCGTCATGGTAAAACATTAGGCGCACCTGTAGCAATGTTTGTTGAAAATAAAGACTGGAAGCATTGGGAAACGGTTATGAGCATTGAACCAGTTCCAGAAAAAAATGAAAAATCCCGTCGCGTATCCCGTCCACGTCCTGGACATGCGGACTTAGTTGGCGGTATGAAATATGGTCATAACGATATGCGTAACGTACTAGAACGTTCTAGCGCGCGCGAAACGACTGTCCGTGTGGCAGCTGGAGCAGTAGCGAAAAAATTATTGCATGAACTTGGCATTGAAGTAGCTGGTCATGTACTTGAAATTGGTGGAACTCGTGCGAACTTAACACGTGATTACGCGGTTAGCGAAATCCAAGAAACATCCGAAGCTTCTCCAGTGCGTTGTTTAGACGGCGTAGCGGCAGAAGAAATGATGCAAAAAATTGATGATGCGAAGAAAAATGGCGACACCATTGGCGGTATCGTAGAAGTTGTAGTTGGTGGTGTCCCAGCTGGACTTGGTAGCTACGTACAGTGGGACAAAAAACTAGATGCAAAAATTGCGCGTGCGATTGTAAGTATTAATGCATTTAAAGGCGCTGAATTCGGTGTCGGTTTTGAAGCTGCTAGAAAACCTGGTAGTGAAGTGATGGATGAAATTTTATGGAGTAAAGAAGATGGCTACACGAGACGTACAAATAACCTTGGTGGATTCGAAGGCGGAATGACCAATGGTATGCCAATTGTTGTTCGTGGCGTAATGAAGCCAATTCCAACATTATACAAACCACTTCAAAGTGTGGATATTGATTCAAAAGAAACGTTTAATGCAAGTGTAGAACGTTCGGATAGTTGTGCAGTACCTGCTGCAAGTGTGGTAGCTGAAGCTGTTGTCGCTTGGGAAGTTGCAGTTGCTGTGTTAGAAAAATTTGATGGTGATCGTTTTGACACACTTAAAAAACATGTGGAGGAACACCGAAACTTAACGAAGGAGTTTTAA
- the hisC gene encoding histidinol-phosphate transaminase, with translation MKWKKSLTGLSSYKPGKREEEVMAELGLTKITKLSSNENPLGTSPKVAELQANSSVETEIYPDGWASSLRTVVADFYQLEEEELIFTAGVDELIELLTRVLLDTTKNTVMATPTFVQYRQNALIEGAEVREIPLLVDGAHDLDGMLNAIDDNTTIVWVCNPNNPTGNYIDLADIQAFLDKVPSDVLVVLDEAYIEYVTPQPEKHEKLIRTYKNLIITRTFSKIYGLASARVGYGIADKAIIEQLNIVRPPFNTTSIGQKLAIEAIKDQAFIEACRTSNANGIKQYEAFAKRFEQVKLYPANGNFVLIDLGIEAGTIFSYLEKNGYITRSGAALGFPTAVRITIGKEEENSAVIALLEKLL, from the coding sequence ATGAAATGGAAAAAATCACTTACAGGTCTATCTTCTTATAAACCTGGAAAACGCGAAGAAGAAGTGATGGCAGAACTTGGTTTAACGAAAATCACCAAACTATCATCTAACGAAAACCCACTGGGAACTTCTCCAAAAGTGGCGGAGCTTCAAGCCAATTCTAGTGTGGAAACAGAAATTTATCCTGATGGCTGGGCTTCTAGCTTGCGTACAGTGGTCGCTGATTTCTACCAACTGGAAGAAGAGGAACTGATTTTTACAGCTGGTGTGGATGAACTGATTGAACTGTTGACGCGGGTTTTACTGGATACGACAAAAAATACAGTGATGGCGACACCGACATTTGTGCAGTATCGTCAAAATGCGTTAATCGAAGGCGCCGAAGTAAGAGAAATTCCGCTACTTGTGGATGGTGCGCATGATTTAGATGGTATGTTGAATGCGATTGATGACAATACGACGATTGTTTGGGTTTGCAATCCGAATAACCCAACTGGGAATTACATTGATTTAGCAGATATTCAAGCGTTTTTAGATAAAGTACCAAGTGATGTACTTGTTGTTTTAGATGAAGCATATATTGAATATGTGACGCCACAGCCTGAAAAACATGAAAAACTAATTCGCACTTATAAAAATTTAATTATTACCCGGACTTTTAGTAAAATTTATGGTTTGGCAAGCGCTCGTGTTGGTTATGGTATTGCGGATAAAGCAATCATTGAGCAACTAAATATCGTTCGTCCGCCGTTTAATACAACGAGCATCGGTCAAAAATTAGCAATAGAAGCAATAAAGGATCAAGCTTTTATTGAAGCATGCCGAACTTCTAATGCAAATGGAATTAAACAATACGAAGCGTTTGCGAAACGTTTTGAGCAAGTAAAACTGTATCCAGCGAATGGCAACTTTGTTTTAATAGATTTAGGAATTGAAGCAGGAACTATTTTTAGCTACTTGGAAAAAAATGGCTATATTACGCGTTCTGGCGCGGCGCTTGGTTTTCCAACTGCTGTTCGAATTACGATCGGAAAAGAAGAGGAAAATAGTGCGGTAATTGCACTTTTAGAAAAATTATTGTAA
- a CDS encoding prephenate dehydrogenase: protein MKGTVVIVGLGLIGGSIALAIKAKHPEAHIIGIDVSYHSLEVGKSLGVIDEIGESILIDGPKADLLVFCCPVKETEQLLTRLPGLRLKENVVVTDTGSTKGTIMEASTALRESGITFIGGHPMAGSHKSGVRAAKELLFENAYYLLTPTKDVAEDKVAELRTWLSGTNAKFLVLSPNEHDEITGMLSHLPHIVAAALVNQTQSFTEEHPAAFRLAAGGFRDITRVASSDPRMWTDISISNQKTLTKQLTIWRDSMNEALEMLESEDASSIYAFFDGAKEFRDSLPVHQGGAIPSFYDLFVDVPDYPGVISEVTRYLGEEEISLTNIKILETREDIFGVLQITFQSDEDRDRAKRCIETRSNYTCHYE, encoded by the coding sequence ATGAAAGGGACGGTAGTTATTGTTGGGCTTGGGTTAATTGGCGGTTCTATTGCCCTTGCGATTAAAGCCAAACACCCAGAAGCACATATCATCGGAATTGACGTTTCCTATCATTCGTTAGAAGTTGGAAAGTCTCTCGGTGTGATTGACGAAATTGGCGAAAGTATTTTAATAGATGGGCCAAAAGCAGATTTACTTGTTTTTTGTTGTCCGGTAAAAGAAACAGAACAGTTATTAACGCGTTTACCTGGGCTGCGTTTAAAGGAAAATGTGGTCGTTACAGATACAGGTAGTACAAAAGGAACCATCATGGAAGCATCCACGGCACTTAGAGAAAGTGGTATTACGTTTATTGGCGGTCATCCAATGGCTGGTTCGCATAAAAGTGGTGTCCGTGCTGCTAAAGAACTGTTGTTTGAAAATGCCTATTATTTGTTAACACCAACGAAAGATGTAGCAGAAGACAAAGTGGCTGAACTTAGGACGTGGCTGTCTGGTACGAATGCTAAGTTCTTAGTGTTATCACCAAATGAGCATGATGAAATTACTGGCATGTTGAGCCACTTACCGCATATTGTGGCGGCGGCTTTAGTGAACCAGACGCAAAGCTTTACAGAAGAACATCCTGCAGCATTTCGACTTGCGGCAGGCGGATTTCGTGATATTACACGGGTCGCTTCTTCTGATCCAAGAATGTGGACGGATATTTCTATTAGCAACCAAAAAACGTTAACGAAACAGCTGACGATTTGGCGAGACAGTATGAACGAAGCGCTTGAGATGCTTGAAAGTGAAGACGCGAGTTCTATATATGCCTTTTTTGATGGGGCAAAAGAATTTCGAGATTCACTTCCAGTTCATCAAGGTGGTGCGATTCCATCTTTTTACGATTTATTTGTCGATGTACCAGATTATCCAGGGGTAATTTCTGAAGTGACTAGGTATCTGGGCGAAGAAGAAATCAGTTTAACAAACATCAAGATTTTGGAAACACGGGAAGATATTTTCGGTGTGTTACAAATTACTTTCCAATCGGATGAAGACAGGGACCGGGCGAAACGTTGCATTGAAACAAGAAGTAACTATACATGCCATTACGAATAG
- the ndk gene encoding nucleoside-diphosphate kinase, whose protein sequence is MEQTYVMVKPDGVERGLIGEIVTRIEKKGLKIVAGKLMQIDRELAEKHYAEHIGKSFFEDLIGFITSGPVFAMVLEGDDAIATARRMMGKTNPLEADPGTIRADYAVHTNRNVIHGSDSPESAKREIQLFFAPQEILSYQKAIDTWI, encoded by the coding sequence ATGGAACAAACTTATGTAATGGTTAAGCCGGATGGTGTAGAACGAGGACTTATTGGTGAAATTGTCACAAGAATAGAGAAAAAAGGCTTAAAAATAGTTGCTGGAAAATTAATGCAAATTGACCGCGAACTAGCAGAAAAACATTACGCGGAACATATTGGAAAATCTTTTTTCGAGGATTTAATTGGATTTATTACTTCTGGACCAGTGTTTGCGATGGTGTTAGAAGGAGACGATGCGATTGCAACAGCACGCCGAATGATGGGGAAAACAAATCCGTTAGAAGCTGACCCCGGAACAATTCGCGCTGATTATGCGGTACATACAAATCGAAATGTGATTCATGGATCGGATAGCCCAGAAAGTGCGAAACGGGAAATTCAGTTGTTTTTTGCACCGCAGGAAATTTTAAGTTATCAAAAGGCAATCGACACTTGGATTTAA
- a CDS encoding heptaprenyl diphosphate synthase component 1, translating into MTYQAREAGLKEVEQLVHEQAVYQYLQENNEGGQMDKDQMLFLHEAISGSDLTDASAYRVVSATLYMILAHDTHEKIDEPGDVVQLTRKEQELTVLAGDFYSALYYRTLAELEMIPLLRALQSGVQETNTAKTNIYQLHVATDEEYLSQLTLTNAAIFAKFAKYFMKDDTFIALGCQFFLLKRLQTELATYKEIGASRLKRAFDHGYFAKEAVSNFESWLVAIIRDVKSEVKRLKDKSEPLSNILGKRIIEVIND; encoded by the coding sequence ATGACTTATCAGGCAAGAGAGGCTGGGCTAAAGGAAGTGGAGCAGTTGGTACATGAGCAAGCAGTCTATCAATATTTACAAGAGAATAATGAAGGCGGGCAAATGGACAAAGATCAAATGCTATTTCTTCATGAAGCGATTTCTGGCTCTGATTTGACTGATGCTTCTGCATATCGCGTCGTTAGTGCAACGCTGTACATGATTTTAGCGCATGATACACATGAAAAAATTGATGAACCAGGCGATGTTGTACAGCTAACACGTAAGGAGCAAGAGTTGACGGTTCTCGCTGGGGATTTTTATAGTGCTCTCTATTACCGCACACTTGCTGAATTAGAAATGATTCCACTGCTTCGAGCATTGCAAAGCGGGGTTCAAGAAACAAACACAGCAAAAACCAATATTTACCAGTTACATGTCGCAACAGATGAAGAGTATTTATCTCAGCTTACGTTAACAAATGCGGCTATTTTTGCCAAGTTTGCGAAGTATTTTATGAAAGATGACACATTTATCGCGCTTGGTTGTCAGTTCTTTTTGCTCAAAAGACTCCAAACAGAACTTGCTACTTACAAAGAAATTGGTGCGTCCAGATTGAAGCGGGCGTTTGATCATGGCTATTTTGCGAAGGAAGCCGTATCTAATTTTGAAAGCTGGTTAGTAGCGATTATTCGTGATGTGAAAAGTGAAGTGAAACGGTTGAAAGATAAATCAGAACCGCTTTCTAATATACTAGGAAAAAGAATCATCGAAGTTATTAACGACTGA